A segment of the Ipomoea triloba cultivar NCNSP0323 chromosome 1, ASM357664v1 genome:
ATTTGTCCAAACTAAAAGACGGGACCACATCACATAATGAgcaataaaagttaaaaattggAAGATTTTTTccgaatatatattttgaattatctGGTAGACATTAGTTTAAGacgaaataataataataataataataataataataataataatactttaaagttattttccatttttggttcCATGGTGAATGTGTCATATCCACATTTGGTACAAACCCTTTAATTTTCGTCACATTTAATTTCAACCAAATCTCTGAtagaaaataatcaaaacaaatCGCATTTCTAGTtcaaaatcatatatttatatgcaaAAGCAACAAGATGTTCAAGTGGAGAAAGTGGGTGAAAGAGAAAGAATCTAACCGTCCACAAAAATTATGagaacaagaaataaaataatttttggagaaACTATTTCCATGGCTTGTGGAGTACTACGAACTTGTATGATATAAGAGAAAGAAAAGATTCAAATATACTATTGATAATTCTATGTATAAGATTTCGGTGATTAATCCATGGGAGACTCTTGACAGAGTATAAATAGCAAATGAAAGGGACTTGatttggaaataaaaataaaaataaaataaaatctaggTATATTTCAAAATATGGTAGGTGAATCAATtggatatattttattaatatacaattatagttataaaataaattatttttatggagTTCCAGGTAAGCAATTCTTATGAAACAATcaactaattttgaaaatatattgagGTGCATTTCAAAATATGGTAGGTGGATCAATtggatatattttatatttttattactatacaattataGTTGTAAAATGAATGTTTTTATGGATTTCTAGGTAAGCAATTCTTATCCaacaattaacccattttttaaaatgacCAATAATATGTACAATCTTTTTCATATGTACAATCAACACGTTACCGTACAAAATCCCAGTAGACCGGGCTAACGAAAGGCCAAATTACAACATGTTATCAACACGAGTCTCTATCGTAATTTCCGGTGAACGGTATGCTTAGTATCTTGTCTTGTGCATTTTATTCTAGAATCAATAACTTTGTTTGTGCATAGTGATCATTTATATAGATGCCTTCGAGTATGAATTGGAATCTCCCATCCTTGTTTCTGCAAAATGAGTATTTTccccttttgattttattttattatttgtatatgtgTGTTTATGATAATTAGAGTGATAATACTTCATGCTTGTTAACTACGTGTGAGTAAATGAACCTCTCATCAAGTCATGGTTAAGAATTTTGGTACATACATGAGTTTGTAAATGTAAATCCTTTTTTTTAATCCTCCCAAATCATGTATATGAATTAGGTTCTACATGAACCATAGTGCTTTGAAATGGTAAATACATGTGATTATATGTcaaattgtatgtatatgtatccatGTATGTTCTATGACGTTGGATATCGAGTGCATAATAGATTCTTATTATGTTTGCATTATAATGCTAagatacatatatgcatatttatGTAAAAAGGTGTTTCTTCATCCATTGTTTGAACATGTATTCAAAATAGTGGGTTTTCCCAATGTTGTCACACACTACTTCGTAAAGTTGCATAAAAATGATGATCTTGTAGATCATGTCTTCCATTGCCAAATGTGAATTTATTGAGCTCACTTATGAAGGAAGCAATTATTTAGCTTGAGCTCTGTATATTGAAATATATTGTGtatctaaagaattgagccaaGCTTTTTGTTGCTAAGTCAGGAAGCACCGATGCCTTGAAGGCACAAGCTCTCATTTTTATACGTCACCACTTGAACCACGAtcttaaaaatgagtatttgattgaaaaagtCCCCATTGCATTATAGAAATCCCTGAATGACCATTTCAACCCGTAGTCATCTATTGGCACAATTTGACTGATTTAATCTCCAATTTTAAGATTATAAGTCAGTAATTGACTGTAATTCAGCTCTACATAAAATAGTCTTGCAATTACAACTCTACAAATAGGAagtgatagggaatataccccggtcCTACCCCCTATACGGTCACGCTCTCGTTTTATAGTCGGGTCGAGGTCAAATGGTTCGGGTTAAGGTCAAAGTCAGCGGGTCAACTTTAGGGCCTATATAAAGGACCCTAGTCCTACATGTAAAGGACTTTTGGCCTACTCTCGACTTCTCTCTAAAAAGCACCCTAGATAATGCTCTCTAGTCTTTTGAATATTTAGAGGAATTGAAGAGGATGAATGAGATGGTTTCTTGGGGCTAAATTCTTCCCTCTACTCCATACTTTACATTTATTGGTATACAGTTGAATACATGGGAGATTAATCCATATCaatggcgccgtctgtggggaccgaGCAAAAGGTTCGTGTCATCTCCTCCATCAAGGTTTGTTCGTGTTCTCCATCCCGATCAACATCTAATATTACATGTGTTATATATACTTCACAACTTCAAATAATCACATAAAAATTAGATCACACATTTTTATGTCATACGCCTTATTTTATCTATAAATTTCCAACAGGGTGTGCATTAGATAGTCTTGTTTTGTCGGCAAAGGATCTAATTTTTAAGGCACAAGCTTTTTGTTGCTAAGTCACGGAGCACCAATGCCTTGAAGGCACAAGCTCTCATTTTTAGAATTATGCGTTTGAGACTACTGtatatttaatcaataaaatttcATCATCTGTGTTAAATAACTCCAGCCCTCATCTTATGCTGCATAAATCCCCTCCTTCctattcctttcttcgtgtctttggttATATGTGTTATCCTCACTTAAGGCCCTATAATCGTTAGAAAATGGACTATACGTCCTCTCCTTGTTTCTTTCTATGCTACCCAAACTCTTTTAGGGGGTATAGGTGCATTGACTTATAGACTAATAAAATCTAAGTATGCAGGCATGTCATATTTGATAAAGGGGTTTTTTCCTTTGCTACTAAATCTCCTTTGCAGTTGGTGTCCCACATTTGTGATACACCATGGGTCGAATTTGTGATGAAGTCAAACATTCCTGCCACACCATCAGCATCCGTACCTCCCCCAGCTGCTCCTCGCTCACATGGCCGCCCATGTGGCAGATCTGTCCGGCCATTAGCTCGCACTCACTCCATGTCTTCTCAAAGCCAATCTCAGGCTCCCTATACAGCTCTAACTGCTCAGGTTTATCCCACTTAACCCACTTGGTACACTCAAGCAGTTAAGCACGCTGAATGGCGTGAGGCAATGGATCAAGAAATCAATGCTCTTCTTCAAAATCAAACAAGGTGTCTTGTTCCTTATAGATCCAATATGAATGTCATTAGATGCGAATGAGTCTTTCACACAAAATGAAATACTGATGGTATAAATGAGAGACACAAGGCCAGGTTAGTAGCGAAAGGTTTTAATTAGGTTCCAGGTCAGGACTTCTTTAATACATTCAGCCATGTGGTTAAACCCACTATTGTCATATTGTTATTGTCTTTATCTATATCCTTTGGTTGGGTTGTTAGAcaacttgatgtccataaagcCTTTCTAAATGGAAATATGTTCGAGACTGTGTATATGAAGCAACCCTCTAGTTATATTTTTGCTCAATATCCAActcatgtttgcttgcttaaaTGTTCGTTGTATGACTTAAAACAGGCTCCtagagcttggtttaatcgtcTAAACTCCTTTTTACTTTCTGTTGGTTTTCAAGCATCCAAAACAGATGTGTCTCTGTTTTATTACTCACAAGATTCTGCTTACGTGTACCTCTTagtctatgttgatgacataCTTGTGATGGGGAGATATTCAGATCTTGTAActtatttattatcaaagtCGTCTGTTGCTTTTAAGATTagggatcttggtgaacctagtttctttcttggtattgagagAGTTAAATATGATGATGGGATACTACTTTCACAAAAGAGATATATGACTGATATTTTGAACGTGCTGGAATGGCAAAATGCAAAGCATTACCTACTCCTATTTCTATTTCCAAATATATTCCTTTTAGTGTAGACTTGTATGAATATCCTGTGGATATTTGTgtagtaatggagattaatggttcagatgtctaccatgtttactcaaataatatttggagttttgGGGTAGTGAATATTGTTGAGTTTGGTAGAGATGATTTTGGGATACTCGAGAGGTGTTCGAGAGGTCCGCGTGGGGTCGGTTCGCGAAATCTGTCTCGTAGGAGTTATGTCTCGAACATACTATGCATAACCTCTCGAATGGAAGTTGGCTTTATCTCTCGAAGGCATCATTTATCTCTCGAACTTCATGCACCTCTCGAGAGGTCATTGGCAAAGAAAACATCTCTCGCATGACATAAGTTTTATGTCTCGTATCTCTCGGAAGTTAAGGGAAGATTCCTCTCTAAGCTTGAACCTTTCCTCTTTGTCTTTTACGTAAATGCTTTCCTTTAGCATGGCAGTTACTATGCATGTGATTTTAATATTTCCTAAGTTGCATGTTCACATGCATggatttgaaatattaaaattgtggATATAATTGCTCCAATTATATTGCGTGCTTAAGAAACGGAATATTACGTAAAACTAATCCCAAAAATAAGTTATGTTGATATATATCTTTGTAAGTTGGTTTTGTAACTGCTATAAACTTCCAGTAACCTCTTCTAACAGTCAGATTTTATTTCTATAAAATCTAAAGGAGATACATCTGATGAAATCATGCGATGCAATTCAATATGCATGAAACCTTGATATTTCACAGTCCTACAATTCTCCAGGAAATTCTTAATTGAAGcaacttaagaatttcattcatcttcttgtatcccataagattaaatCTGGAACCCTGTTGCTTTTCTAAGGgagatttaaagcttataggaaagtgattacaCGCCTGAAGATACAAGATGATCCGGTTTTGTTTCCTTGTTCTTCTGTATTATATTGTATCTCTTTTGTATTACAGATATTAGCAATATTTTTTCCAACATATCCTACCCAATATAGGAGTTTGGCAGGGGCACTACAATACTTGACTGTCACCCGCCAGGATCTATCCTTTGTAGTCAACCAACTGTGTCAACATATGTCTGCTCCTACAGTTGCAAATTACATGAATATCACTACACTTCCTTTAGCTTGTTACATATTTTATCCAATTCGGACACAATATCATTATGACACTATTAGTCATAATTTTCATcccaaaagaaataaattttggactttaccaaatttaattaaggactaattaaatttaaaaactcATCATAAGTAATTAAATCACGATAAAATTCTTATTCAACATCTAATATTACATGTGATTATATATACTTCACAACTTCAAATAATCACATAAAAATTAGATCACACATTTTTATGTCATGAGCCTTATTTTATCTATAAATTTCCAACAGGGTATGCATTAGATAGTCCTGTTTTGtcggcaaaggatcacaagaaagtaaatcaaCTTAAATTACCTTTAGTTGACCTGCTCCGCaaacaaaaaatttcaataagCTACACTGGAAGtcgaatttaatttgtaatcttGTGGTTATTAAGTTAACAGTCTGACAAACATGGTCGGGATTGTCTAGattgtaaaattttcttttgctcATCAGATTTTGTGTAGATGTTTGAAGTATACTTGTCAACTTGTGTCCATAATCCATACTACAAAGTAGTTCATTTCCTTTCACTTTTAGTTTAAGATGTTTTTGCAAGTGTTTAGTGAAATCTAGGTTATTGAATTTGTAGGGTTGAGGGATATATGTATTCTTTTGTGGATGTTCAGGACGTCACTTTAATCCCTTTAAGAAGGATCATGGAGCTCTGAATCAAGAAGAGCGTATGTTAGTGATTTTGGCAACAATGTTGCTGGCGTTGATGGAATGTTGAGATTTAGTGTTCTGAAATCCGAATGGTATTATACTAGGTGAATTCTATTTCTTTGTAATAATTCACAAACTACATATAATGGTGTTGGTAGAATGATAGAATATTTATACAGTAATATTATGTtttcaacaatataattttatggtaaaataTACCCTTTTTTCAATATGATTGACCAAATAATCAAGTTAATCAaatgatataaaataaatatttaaaaaaatagcaaTACACTATTACTTAGATTAATCGCATGATTGACTCATAGTTCATTCTCCAAAATTACAACTATAGGTatgctttattttttatataaatacttccccagaaaataaataaatttatcccTTTTGATTATGCATGCAATATTACATTATCAAATGATTTTTTGTCATCAGCGAAGCATACACAGGCGCCTTCAACACACCTTACAACTCCAACATCACAGAAGTTCTTGCAATCCGCAGTAGTCTTGCACTGTTTATGAGGAATAATTGCTTCCACCTCCATGCTTGAAAGCCCTATTTATATACAATCAAATAATCATCGCATATTAATTTGCAAACGGTTTGAAAGATTAAAGAATCACATTTGTCCAAACTAAAAGACGGGACCACATCACATAATGAgcaataaaagttaaaaattggGAGATTTTTTtcgaatatatattttgaattatctGGTAGACATTAGTTTaagatgaaataataataataataataataataataataataataataataataataataataataataacactttaaagttattttccatttttggttcCATGGTGAATGTGTCATATCCACATTTGGTACAAACCCTTTAATTTTCGCCACATTTAATTTCAACCAAATCTCTGAtagaaaataatcaaaacaaatCGCATTTCTAGTTcaaatcatatatttatatgcaaAAGCAACAAGATGTTCAAGTGGAGAAAGTGGGTGAAAGAGAAAGAATCTAACCGTCCACAAAAATTATGagaacaagaaataaaataatttttggagaaACTATTTCCATGGCTTGTGGAGTACTACGAACTTGTATGATATAAGAGAAAGAAAAGATTCAAATATACTATTGATAATTCTATGTATAAGATTTCGGTGATTAATCCATGGGAGACTCTTGACAGAGTATAAATAGCAAATGAAAGGGACTTGatttggaaataaaaataaaaataaaataaaatctaggTATATTTCAAAATATGGTAGGTGAATCAATtggatatattttattaatatacaattatagttataaaataaatgatttttatgGAGTTCCAGGTAAGCAATTCTTATGAAACAATcaactaattttgaaaatatattgagGTGCATTTCAAAATATGGTAGGTGGATCAATtggatatattttatatttttattactatacaattataGTTGTAAAATGAatgttacattttttaaaatcaccAATAATATGTACAATCTTTTTCATATGTACAATCAACACGTTACCGTACAAAATCCCAGTAGACCGGGCAAACGAAAGGCCAAATTACAACATGTTATCAACACGAGTCTCTATCGTAATTTCCGGTGAACGGTATGCTTAGTATCTTGTCTTGTGCATTTTATTCTAGAATCAATAACTTTGTTTGTGCATAGTGATCATTTATATAGATGCCTTCGAGTATGAATTGGAATCTCTCATCCTTGTTTCTGCAAAATGAGTATTTtcccctttttattttattttattatttgtatatgtgTGTTTATGATAATTAGAGTGATAATACTTCATGCTTGTTACCTATGTGTGAGTAAATGAACCTCTCATCAAGTCATGGTTAAGAATTTGGGTAAAAATACATGAGTTTGTAAATGTAAATCCTTTTTTTAATCCTCCCAAATCATGTAAGCACCGATGCCTTGAAGGCACAAGCTCTCATTTTTATACGTCACCACTTGAACCACGAtcttaaaaatgagtatttgattgaaaaagtCCCCATTGCGTTATAGAAATCCCTGAATGACCATTTCAACCCGTAGTCATCTATTGGCACAATTTGACTAATTTAATCTCCAACTTTAAGATTATAAGTCAGTAATTTACTGTAATTCAACTCTACATAAAATAGTCTTGCAATTACAACTCTACAAATAGGAAGTGATAAGGAATATACCCCGGTCCTACCCCCCTATACGGTCACGCTCTCGTTTTATAGTCGTGTCGAGGTCAAACGGTTCGGGTTAAGGTCAAAGTCAACGGGTCAACTTTAGGGCCTATATAAAGGACCCTAGTCCTACATGTAAAGGACTTTTGGCCTGCTCTCGACTTCTCTCTAAAAAGCACCCTAGATCTCTCTAGTCTCTTGAATATTTGGAGGAATTGAAGAGGATGAATGAGATGGTTTCTTGGGGCTAAATTCTTCCCTCTACTCCATACTTTACATATATTGGTATACAGTTGAATACATGTGAGATTAATCCATATCAGGAAAATTTAGAGAAATACTTATTTGAAAATACAATGTCTACTTTTAATGCGAGTAACCTTGTATTCCAGCAGCAGTACATGGCAACAAATTATGAGAAGCATTCTGAGATGATTTTAGCACTCCTTGTGGCTAAGAAGCACAACCATGTATTAATGAAGAAATGATTGGTGTCATGATAATGTTTGAgtaatgcatgaaaatatatcGAAGTACAATGACTAAATTTAATCTTGAACAACTACATTGTTCCATAAAGCTAAACAACACAGAGGGTCAAAAGTTGATTCTTTTTATAATTCCTTTTTTCATAAGCAATcattttattaacaatctcccCTTTGTTACGGCAATGCATTTTCTTCATGCAAAATTAATGACTAAGAATAGAGtaatgttttgaattttgatgacAAAAGCATCAAgtctttttaattgaaaaaaaaaaaaaaaaaaaaaNNNNNNNNNNNNNNNNNNNNNNNNNNNNNNNNNNNNNNNNNNNNNNNNNNNNNNNNNNNNNNNNNNNNNNNNNNNNNNNNNNNNNNNNNNNNNNNNNNNNNNNNNNNNNNNNNNNNNNNNNNNNNNNNNNNNNNNNNNNNNNNNNNNNNNNNNNNNNNNNNNNNNNNNNNNNNNNNNNNNNNNNNNNNNNNNNNNNNNNNNNNNNNNNNNNNNNNNNNNNNNNNNNNNNNNNNNNNNNNNNNNNNNNNNNNNNNNNNNNNNNNNNNNNNNNNNNNNNNNNNNNNNNNNNNNNNNNNNNNNNNNNNNNNNNNNNNNNNNNNNNNNNNNNNNNNNNNNNNNNNNNNNNNNNNNNNNNNNNNNNNNNNNNNNNNNNNNNNNNNNNNNNNNNNNNNNNNNNNNNNNNNNNNNNNNNNNNNNNNNNNNNNNNNNNNNNNNNNNNNNNNNNNNNNNNNNNNNNNNNNNNNNNNNNNNNNNNNNNNNNNNNNNNNNNNNNNNNNNNNNNNNNNNNNNNNNNNNNNNNNNNNNNNNNNNNNNNNNNNNNNNNNNNNNNNNNNNNNNNNNNNNNNNNNNNNNNNNNNNNNNNNNNNNNNNNNNNNNNNNNNNNNNNNNNNNNNNNNNNNNNNNNNNNNNNNNNNNNNNNNNNNNNNNNNNNNNNNNNNNNNNNNNNNNNNNNNNNNNNNNNNNNNNNNNNNNNNNNNNNNNNNNNNNNNNNNNNNNNNNNNNNNNNNNNNNNNNNNNNNNNNNNNNNNNNNNNNNNNNNNNNNNNNNNNNNNNNNNNNNNNNNNNNNNNNNNNNNNNNNNNNNNNNNNNNNNNNNNNNNNNNNNNNNNNNNNNNNNNNNNNNNNNNNNNNNNNNNNNNNNNNNNNNNNNNNNNNNNNNNNNNNNNNNNNNNNNNNNNNNNNNNNNNNNNNNNNNNNNNNNNNNNNNNNNNNNNNNNNNNNNNNNNNNNNNNNNNNNNNNNNNNNNNNNNNNNNNNNNNNNNNNNNNNNNNNNNNNNNNNNNNNNNNNNNNNNNNNNNNNNNNNNNNNNNNNNNNNNNNNNNNNNNNNNNNNNNNNNNNNNNNNNNNNNNNcccccccccccccctcccctcccTTTTTATTGGCGAACCGAGAAGAAGTCTTCCCCCAAAGCACATAATTctagacaaaataaaatatagttaTGTTCGAGACATGTGTCTAGACACAATATATCGTAATGTTAGTATAAGGAATGGAGCATATGCCAAGTCAAATTTTACGTTTCGTACCCGAGTACCTGCTATTCATTGTGTAAATGGATAAGGACCCAGTGGCTATGGCATTTGGGCTCTATTAGATTATTACTGGGCTCTATTAGCTTCTATTGCGGTGAAAACGAAGTGCAAGGCGGAGAAAGGTGGTGGCAATGGGCGGCCTGAAAGCGGTGGCTATCATCTCCGGCGACCATAACGTCAAAGGCTCTCTACAATTCATCCAGCAATCCGATGGTGTGTTTTCTCCACGGTTCTATCACGCTCGTACTGTCGGGTCTCTGATGTTATTGCCCTTAAATTCAGTTATTATGTTCTTGTTGGGTGTGTGTAACAGGGGCAACCTACGTGAGAGGAAAAATATCAGGGCTCACTCCGGGGCTTCACGGCTTCCATATTCATTCTTTCGGTGACACCACCAACGGCTGCAATTCCACTGGTCAGTGTTCACCCAATTTCCCTTTTTGTAAAACTAGTTTCTTGAAGAAATTTCACCCCAATCTCTTACCTTTCACCACAATCTCTTACCTTTCACCATTTGATTGTCAAATTTTCTTTGAGTGAGTGACTAGGGAAACCCGCGTTTGCATTGGGTAACCCAATTTTGTGACTTTAGCCGACAAAGGACAACAAAGAAGTAAATCAACCTAAGTTGTCCGTATCTTACCttgctcaaatcaagaaggtcaataggttGCTTTTACGGGGAGTCGAACATGTAATCttgctcaaaccaagaagacacTCTCACTGGGAGTCGATCTTGTAATCTTGATACTAAGTCTAACAGCCTGACAAACTTAGTTGGGGTTGTCTCAATTGTCAATTTTTCTTTTGCTCAATAGATTCTGTTTAGATGTTTGGAGTATACTTGTGAACATACTACAAAGTAGTTCATTTGCTTTCAATTTTAGTTGCATATGTTTATGCAAGTGTTTAGTGAAAACTAGGTTATTGAATTGGTAGGATTGATGGATATATGCATTCTTTTGTGGATGTTCAGGACCTCACTTTAATCCCTATAAGAAGGATCATGGAGCTCCCAATCATGAAGAGCGGCATGCTGGTGATTTAGGCAACATTGTTGCTGGCCCTGATGGTATCTTGAGATTGATTGTTCTGAAATTCTAATGGTTCTATACTTCGATAGTTTGATTGATGTGATTTTGAAAGTGGATTGGATCAATTGTTTCTCTAGTGAATTTACTATGCTTTCTTGGCATTGCAGGGGTTGCTGAGGTTTCGGTTCTGGATATGCAGGTAAGAGGATAAAGTTTGCATTAGCATCTTGGTTCATGAGAGTATGAGAATTTAGTAGTTGCCTTCATTTTCACCCTACTTGCTAGAGAGATAGTGGATTTTTTTATATGGAATTGGAATGCTGCATAAAAACATAGCATCTACCTTTGTTTTCAATTTATAGAT
Coding sequences within it:
- the LOC116031798 gene encoding superoxide dismutase [Cu-Zn] 2: MGGLKAVAIISGDHNVKGSLQFIQQSDGATYVRGKISGLTPGLHGFHIHSFGDTTNGCNSTGPHFNPYKKDHGAPNHEERHAGDLGNIVAGPDGVAEVSVLDMQIPLTGANSILGRAVVVHADPDDLGRGGHELSKTTGNAGARVGCGIIGLQSSV